A genomic stretch from Sulfurimonas sediminis includes:
- a CDS encoding ISAs1 family transposase has translation MKLTRTKALLESLKSIPDYRVDTGKIEYPLHEVLFMTLFALIKGNTTFKDIFSWMIYNKDNAILKEIFDKEEITIPSKSTYHRLLINTDNNALEKVFREFFFPFIAQENIAIDGKWLRGSDVNGQYTQERHKAILNILDKDIKIVFAHKFLDKNKSSEITALKEVLNDNIFSNEGQIFSFDALLTQSEILNTIDEQGNRYIAKLKDNQKHLKEKAIKTIEEFNQPTDRVDDEDSYLTENNKRVSRKVEVFQNKSADLVMYHENFQNIQSLIKVTKTLTNAQTGEVTISTQYLMANFKTTAKEFLQKILQHWRVETYHYHLDMLTEEDDHIAYKEPFSIAILRSFTVNLYQLFLNENKDKKVLLTGKTTMADIKRNALYRDDFSVQLIESNYID, from the coding sequence ATCAAATTAACACGCACAAAAGCCTTACTTGAATCGCTAAAAAGTATCCCAGACTATAGAGTAGATACAGGGAAGATAGAATATCCATTGCACGAAGTTCTTTTCATGACACTTTTTGCACTTATCAAAGGAAATACAACTTTTAAGGATATATTTTCATGGATGATATATAACAAAGACAATGCAATACTCAAAGAGATTTTTGATAAAGAAGAGATAACGATTCCTTCCAAATCAACATATCATCGTTTATTGATAAACACAGATAATAATGCTTTGGAAAAAGTATTTAGAGAGTTCTTTTTTCCATTCATTGCACAAGAAAATATTGCTATTGACGGGAAGTGGCTGAGAGGTAGCGACGTGAATGGTCAATACACACAGGAAAGACATAAAGCAATACTAAATATCTTGGATAAAGATATAAAAATAGTGTTTGCTCACAAGTTTTTAGATAAAAATAAGAGTAGCGAAATTACTGCACTCAAAGAGGTTTTAAACGATAATATTTTTAGCAATGAAGGACAGATATTTTCCTTTGATGCACTGCTTACTCAATCAGAGATTCTCAACACTATTGATGAGCAAGGTAACAGATATATAGCAAAACTCAAAGATAACCAGAAACACCTCAAAGAGAAAGCTATAAAGACCATAGAAGAGTTTAATCAGCCTACAGATAGAGTTGATGATGAAGATAGCTATTTAACTGAAAACAACAAAAGAGTCTCTCGAAAAGTAGAAGTTTTTCAAAATAAAAGTGCTGATTTAGTTATGTATCATGAGAACTTTCAAAATATTCAATCACTCATTAAAGTGACGAAAACATTAACAAATGCACAGACTGGTGAAGTTACAATTTCAACTCAATATTTAATGGCTAACTTTAAAACAACTGCAAAAGAGTTTCTTCAAAAGATACTGCAACATTGGAGAGTGGAAACATATCACTATCACTTAGATATGCTTACTGAAGAAGATGACCATATAGCATATAAAGAGCCTTTCTCTATAGCTATTCTTAGAAGTTTTACTGTTAATCTTTATCAGTTGTTTTTAAATGAGAACAAAGATAAAAAGGTACTCCTAACCGGTAAAACTACAATGGCAGATATTAAAAGAAATGCTCTTTATCGTGATGATTTTAGTGTTCAATTGATTGAATCAAACTATATTGATTAA
- a CDS encoding M14 family zinc carboxypeptidase produces the protein MRQQYSSYDECINFFNSAQKRHPNLVKVETIGQTWESRDIIAVSITKNVDLHVKKPALFYTGTIHAREWIGIELSLAFAKYILEHIDYDPQLNKILDNTTLYMVPCANPDGFEYSRNHFSFWRKNRRKNPDGSYGVDLNRNFSVGFTPNKNYTSNVYSGPEPFSEPETAAIRDFILEHKNITIALDYHSQGNVFFPAHNFIHEDAEDAIDLNLLAGNMAEEIRKESSREYGIHMGKPPVHLISGSGREFYYSQGILSLVAEVGTRNISDYIEHMSENIQENIPALIMALSEVNNYKKENNLQRVENFVATGIGAKEVELSWDYIEDETIYFEIYRSTKLKGFAQASNRIAMTKMKSFTDSNLKSSTNYYYYIRAVCKDKSIKSPYAQLVAVRTKPAENMFSKILYPIASKIGYVGEKTQKNREHFGNNSLFVGISEQKGECYGVCGFSLMTIPENAIITAAKISFYPMNRVAVQVERYGQWRVGQMDERTIEKIDSFDDIKNAKMLSYIDRPTSSHQLAQGIWREYQFAQQEIKVLEKALKRREAYFRMQGPTSLPLDRSSQLMQWDIGYGKFSGGLTYRPKLDISYTIHEAKLDIQSSYEFTVNHDNIKDSALKSGYDASGNLKYACIEFDLLNLPDMENTVVSDAYIDLQAYQVNTKENNLRFHIELVEPIRGEITYEKIKNRNIIERIGYDVSITDIKRSSKQRFVFDTYAIQEMLELAKENKKAFFVISASSETEMSKNTDVNWIDNKKIDKPILTLDYIRKRKNPPKQVENLRASMENGIIKLQWENPEDDGYRGVIVVKNRFKVPCSPYDGQKLYGGSDNYTYDNFGDLNVHKYYAVFSYDDVPNFSEPVYIEVNS, from the coding sequence TTGAGACAACAATATAGTTCATATGATGAATGTATAAATTTTTTTAATTCTGCTCAAAAGAGACATCCAAATCTTGTTAAAGTAGAGACAATAGGGCAAACATGGGAAAGCAGAGATATCATTGCTGTCTCAATCACTAAAAATGTAGACTTACATGTAAAGAAGCCTGCACTTTTTTACACAGGCACAATTCATGCCAGAGAATGGATAGGGATAGAACTTTCTCTTGCTTTTGCAAAATATATTTTGGAACATATTGATTATGATCCACAGCTTAACAAAATCCTGGATAATACAACACTTTATATGGTTCCCTGTGCAAATCCGGATGGTTTTGAATACTCAAGAAATCATTTTTCTTTTTGGAGAAAAAACCGTAGAAAAAATCCTGACGGAAGTTACGGGGTTGATTTAAACAGAAATTTCAGTGTAGGTTTTACCCCAAACAAAAATTATACTTCGAATGTCTACTCCGGTCCGGAACCGTTCAGTGAACCAGAAACCGCAGCCATTAGAGATTTTATACTCGAACATAAAAATATTACAATTGCTTTGGACTACCATTCTCAGGGCAATGTATTTTTTCCTGCTCACAATTTTATCCATGAAGATGCGGAGGATGCTATTGACCTGAATTTGTTGGCGGGAAATATGGCGGAAGAAATAAGAAAAGAGTCTTCTCGCGAATACGGCATTCATATGGGAAAACCGCCTGTGCATCTCATTTCAGGAAGCGGACGTGAGTTTTACTATTCTCAGGGAATTCTTTCTCTTGTAGCAGAAGTTGGAACGAGAAATATCAGTGACTACATTGAGCATATGAGTGAAAATATCCAGGAAAATATTCCTGCTTTGATTATGGCTCTCTCCGAAGTAAACAATTACAAAAAAGAAAACAACTTACAACGTGTTGAAAATTTTGTAGCAACAGGTATTGGGGCAAAAGAGGTAGAACTCAGCTGGGACTATATAGAAGACGAAACAATTTATTTTGAAATTTATCGTTCAACAAAACTTAAAGGGTTTGCGCAGGCCTCCAATCGAATTGCCATGACAAAAATGAAAAGTTTTACAGATTCCAATTTAAAGAGTTCGACAAATTATTATTATTATATTCGTGCGGTTTGCAAAGACAAATCAATTAAATCACCCTATGCTCAGCTTGTTGCGGTAAGAACAAAACCGGCTGAAAATATGTTTTCCAAAATTTTATATCCCATTGCAAGTAAAATAGGATATGTCGGAGAAAAGACCCAAAAGAACAGAGAACATTTTGGGAACAATTCCCTGTTTGTCGGAATTTCAGAACAAAAAGGGGAGTGTTACGGAGTGTGTGGGTTCTCCTTAATGACAATTCCGGAAAATGCGATTATTACAGCAGCAAAAATTTCATTTTATCCGATGAACCGGGTTGCTGTACAGGTTGAACGCTATGGTCAGTGGCGGGTTGGACAGATGGATGAGCGTACAATAGAGAAAATAGACAGTTTTGATGATATAAAAAATGCAAAAATGCTTTCTTATATAGATAGACCAACCTCTTCACATCAATTGGCTCAGGGTATATGGAGAGAATATCAGTTTGCACAACAGGAAATAAAAGTTCTTGAAAAAGCTTTAAAAAGACGGGAAGCCTATTTTAGAATGCAAGGACCGACCTCTTTGCCGCTTGACAGGTCTTCTCAGCTGATGCAGTGGGATATCGGGTATGGAAAATTCAGTGGAGGATTAACCTACAGACCAAAGCTTGATATTTCGTATACCATACATGAAGCAAAACTGGATATTCAATCTTCTTATGAGTTTACAGTCAATCATGACAATATAAAAGACAGTGCGCTTAAATCCGGATATGACGCAAGTGGAAATCTGAAATATGCATGCATTGAATTTGATTTATTGAATTTACCGGATATGGAAAATACCGTAGTGTCTGATGCGTATATAGATTTACAGGCATATCAGGTGAATACAAAAGAGAATAATTTACGTTTTCACATAGAACTGGTAGAGCCTATTCGCGGTGAAATAACATATGAAAAGATAAAAAACAGAAACATTATTGAAAGAATCGGATATGACGTAAGTATTACAGATATCAAGAGATCCTCTAAACAGAGATTTGTTTTTGATACATATGCAATTCAGGAAATGCTTGAGCTGGCAAAAGAAAACAAGAAAGCCTTTTTTGTAATTTCCGCTTCATCAGAAACCGAGATGTCCAAAAATACTGATGTAAACTGGATAGACAATAAAAAAATAGATAAACCAATTTTGACTCTGGATTATATCCGTAAAAGGAAAAATCCGCCAAAACAGGTAGAAAACTTACGGGCAAGTATGGAAAACGGAATAATAAAACTGCAGTGGGAGAATCCTGAAGACGACGGTTACAGAGGTGTTATTGTTGTGAAAAACAGATTCAAGGTTCCATGCTCTCCTTATGATGGGCAAAAACTTTATGGAGGCAGTGATAATTATACGTATGATAATTTTGGTGATTTGAATGTCCATAAATATTATGCAGTATTTTCATATGATGATGTTCCAAATTTTTCTGAGCCTGTATATATTGAAGTAAACAGTTAG
- a CDS encoding ATP-grasp domain-containing protein, which yields MKKRKIGMWLYKNGGGEKIAKKITKKLKERDIEVLNDINLRHAIAKNAHIVYHGKEYHGEKLDTLDLFFSYNAGEQTQYQMYLYQALNRIIPMINSYASFALTEDKFQTSFVLRNSGVKTADYKLCHRDDGHELKKIIKKWDKMVYKPTDGWGGVGLTKIENEASLDMLMPFLNQMDLRYFYVEKFIDYDNTDFRVDIVDGKFVSCYGRKASGTDWRTNVTSGGSVFVREANDEVVSIAKKACKATGVDIGGVDIIYDREKEEYIVLEVNGIPAFATPEQEKMGLNFNDKKIDLIVDLIDRKTK from the coding sequence ATGAAAAAAAGAAAAATCGGCATGTGGCTGTATAAAAACGGTGGTGGAGAAAAAATAGCAAAAAAAATAACGAAAAAGTTGAAAGAGAGAGATATAGAAGTTTTAAATGATATCAATTTACGCCATGCGATTGCAAAAAATGCGCATATAGTCTACCACGGCAAAGAGTATCATGGAGAAAAACTCGATACACTGGATTTGTTTTTTTCCTATAATGCGGGGGAACAGACACAGTATCAAATGTACCTGTATCAGGCATTAAACCGGATTATTCCGATGATTAACTCTTATGCGTCTTTTGCTTTGACAGAAGATAAGTTTCAGACATCATTTGTGCTAAGAAACAGCGGTGTGAAAACGGCTGATTATAAGCTGTGCCATCGGGATGACGGGCATGAACTTAAAAAAATCATTAAAAAATGGGACAAAATGGTCTACAAGCCAACTGATGGCTGGGGTGGTGTGGGACTTACCAAAATCGAGAATGAAGCAAGCCTGGATATGCTTATGCCTTTTTTAAATCAGATGGATTTACGTTATTTTTATGTAGAAAAATTTATTGATTATGACAATACGGATTTTAGAGTTGACATAGTTGACGGTAAATTTGTCTCGTGTTATGGAAGAAAAGCCAGCGGAACAGACTGGCGGACAAATGTGACAAGTGGCGGCAGTGTTTTTGTACGTGAAGCAAATGATGAAGTTGTCAGTATTGCAAAAAAAGCATGCAAAGCAACAGGTGTGGACATTGGTGGCGTAGATATTATTTATGACAGAGAAAAAGAAGAATATATTGTTTTGGAAGTAAACGGCATTCCCGCCTTTGCTACTCCTGAACAGGAAAAAATGGGATTAAACTTTAATGACAAAAAAATTGATTTAATTGTGGATTTAATTGACAGAAAAACGAAGTAA
- a CDS encoding M20 family metallopeptidase, protein MNYIADLKNVVEINSYTKNTEGVNLVGEIFDEWFGALGFETVIYKRNNVGDHRYYKSLHVKNSPKLLLLGHIDTVFPPGKFEYFTEDDTWVYGPGVCDMKGGNIVLLEALRQLTCKGVKIQNIDILLVSDEETGSDDSKYLTAELAREYDYCFVYEAAGSNLELVTGRKGVGTFFIDIQGKAAHAGNHYSEGCDANLELAYKLQKLVQLTDLDKGTTVNVGKIAGGIGANTVSPQAQLVFELRYKYSAEKERVLTAIEKIVQTSVVDGVKATLSGGIQRDVMQTTEASITLLKKIEKITQQQIPAEERGGVSDANIVSACGVVTLDGFGPFGDGDHTVKERASKESFVSRIKMSRKLFEYFIKNLKF, encoded by the coding sequence ATGAACTACATAGCAGACTTAAAAAATGTCGTAGAAATAAATTCCTATACAAAAAACACAGAAGGTGTGAACCTAGTCGGTGAAATTTTTGATGAATGGTTTGGGGCATTGGGTTTTGAAACTGTCATTTACAAACGCAACAATGTCGGTGATCATCGTTACTACAAGTCTTTACATGTAAAGAACTCTCCAAAATTACTTTTGCTCGGACATATTGACACGGTTTTTCCTCCCGGAAAATTTGAATATTTTACAGAAGATGACACCTGGGTATACGGGCCGGGTGTATGTGACATGAAAGGCGGCAATATTGTACTGCTTGAAGCGCTTCGCCAGCTTACATGTAAAGGCGTGAAAATTCAAAATATTGATATTCTTTTGGTCAGTGATGAAGAGACAGGGAGTGATGATTCCAAATATCTGACTGCGGAACTTGCCCGTGAATATGACTACTGTTTTGTGTATGAAGCAGCGGGAAGCAACCTGGAACTTGTTACCGGACGAAAAGGTGTAGGAACTTTTTTTATAGACATTCAAGGAAAAGCAGCCCATGCAGGTAATCATTACAGTGAGGGCTGTGATGCAAATTTAGAACTTGCATACAAGCTTCAAAAACTTGTGCAGTTGACAGACCTGGACAAAGGCACAACTGTCAATGTCGGAAAAATTGCGGGAGGAATAGGGGCAAATACTGTCTCTCCGCAGGCACAATTGGTTTTTGAATTGAGATACAAATATTCTGCTGAGAAAGAGAGAGTGTTAACAGCCATAGAAAAGATTGTGCAAACCTCTGTTGTTGATGGCGTAAAAGCAACATTAAGCGGCGGAATACAAAGAGATGTGATGCAGACAACAGAGGCTTCAATCACTCTACTTAAAAAAATAGAAAAAATTACACAACAGCAGATACCCGCAGAAGAAAGAGGCGGTGTCAGTGATGCCAATATTGTCAGCGCATGTGGTGTTGTGACACTTGATGGTTTCGGACCGTTTGGTGACGGAGATCATACAGTAAAAGAGCGGGCGAGCAAGGAGAGTTTTGTCAGTCGCATAAAGATGAGCAGAAAGCTTTTTGAGTATTTTATAAAAAATTTAAAATTTTAG
- the rplS gene encoding 50S ribosomal protein L19: MRNKYIENFEKAQTAEKNIPDFRAGDTVNLAVTIKEGDKTRVQNYEGVCIAKRGQGTGQTITVRKIGANGVGIERIFPVYSDSINEIKVIRRGRVRRAKLFYLRALAGKKARIKELRRK; encoded by the coding sequence ATGAGAAATAAGTATATTGAAAACTTTGAAAAAGCACAAACTGCTGAGAAAAACATTCCAGATTTTCGTGCCGGTGATACTGTAAATTTAGCAGTAACAATTAAAGAAGGTGACAAAACTCGTGTACAAAACTACGAGGGTGTTTGTATAGCTAAGCGTGGTCAAGGAACTGGGCAAACAATTACAGTACGTAAAATCGGTGCTAACGGTGTTGGTATTGAGAGAATTTTCCCAGTTTATTCTGACTCAATCAATGAGATTAAAGTTATTCGTCGCGGTCGTGTTCGTCGTGCAAAACTTTTTTATCTTCGTGCACTTGCCGGTAAAAAAGCCCGTATTAAAGAACTTAGAAGAAAATAA
- the trmD gene encoding tRNA (guanosine(37)-N1)-methyltransferase TrmD: protein MRFTFVTLFSALIEGYFKDSILKRAIEKDIIKIDYLNPRDYSKNKHSKVDDTAVGGGAGMVMNPQPLFDALDDLKSKDENVHIVFLTPVAKPFVQNDAKRLAKKTHIAFVSGRYEGIDERVIEKYADEVFSIGDYILTGGELASLVLCDAISRNKEGVLGNAQSLEIESFETQLLEAPSFSKPQNYEGLSVPSEYLKGNHSKIRSLKLALSEAKTKFFRPEQLLKHKVQSH, encoded by the coding sequence ATGCGCTTTACTTTTGTCACTCTTTTTTCTGCTCTGATTGAAGGCTATTTTAAAGATTCGATTTTGAAACGGGCCATTGAGAAGGATATCATAAAGATAGACTATTTGAATCCTCGGGATTACTCAAAGAACAAACACTCTAAAGTTGATGATACGGCAGTAGGCGGCGGTGCAGGGATGGTAATGAATCCACAGCCGCTTTTTGATGCACTGGATGATTTGAAAAGTAAAGATGAAAATGTTCATATCGTTTTTTTGACTCCGGTTGCCAAACCTTTTGTACAAAATGATGCAAAGCGTCTGGCAAAGAAAACCCATATAGCTTTTGTGAGTGGAAGGTATGAGGGAATAGATGAAAGAGTTATTGAAAAATATGCGGATGAAGTATTTTCTATCGGGGATTATATTTTGACCGGAGGCGAACTGGCCTCACTGGTACTTTGTGATGCCATAAGCAGAAATAAAGAAGGTGTTCTCGGAAATGCCCAATCTTTGGAGATTGAGAGTTTTGAAACCCAACTTTTAGAAGCACCGTCATTTTCAAAACCACAAAACTATGAAGGTTTAAGTGTTCCATCAGAATACTTAAAGGGAAATCATAGTAAAATTCGCTCACTAAAATTAGCCTTGTCTGAAGCAAAGACCAAATTCTTTAGACCAGAACAGCTATTAAAGCATAAAGTCCAATCGCATTAA
- the rimM gene encoding ribosome maturation factor RimM (Essential for efficient processing of 16S rRNA) — protein sequence MHIATIGKTVGIQGDMKLHLKCDFPEQFVKGATFLINKSERITLSDVDLNRGLVRINSIANPEDAKKFTNAKLFTTYEETRKNCHLEEGEYFWFDLEDCEVYEDNKCLGRVKEIERFNTTNYLSIVTDESLVESGLAKSFLVPFIEPFKVEVDIEKKRITLSGAVDILEAS from the coding sequence TTGCATATAGCAACAATCGGTAAAACTGTCGGCATTCAAGGAGATATGAAATTGCATCTTAAGTGCGATTTTCCTGAACAGTTTGTGAAGGGAGCCACTTTTTTAATCAATAAAAGTGAACGCATTACTTTAAGTGATGTTGATCTCAATCGTGGATTGGTGCGTATTAACAGCATTGCAAATCCCGAAGATGCAAAGAAGTTCACCAATGCGAAACTTTTTACCACCTACGAAGAGACAAGAAAAAACTGCCATTTGGAAGAGGGTGAGTATTTCTGGTTTGATTTGGAAGATTGTGAAGTCTATGAAGATAACAAATGTCTTGGCAGAGTAAAAGAGATAGAGAGATTCAATACTACCAATTATTTAAGTATTGTTACGGATGAAAGTTTAGTCGAAAGCGGTTTGGCCAAGAGCTTTTTGGTTCCTTTTATTGAACCGTTTAAAGTGGAAGTTGACATTGAGAAAAAACGTATCACACTCAGTGGTGCTGTTGATATTCTGGAAGCTTCCTGA
- a CDS encoding KH domain-containing protein, with protein MIADFVAQFARLIASHPDDIRVEVQEGDEITEIVLYANQADIGKLIGKSGKMIGAIKTVISGCKAKDGVSYRINVEAV; from the coding sequence ATGATTGCTGATTTTGTCGCACAATTTGCAAGACTGATAGCATCACACCCTGATGATATCAGAGTTGAAGTTCAAGAGGGCGATGAAATAACAGAAATAGTTCTCTATGCAAACCAGGCAGATATAGGGAAATTAATAGGAAAAAGCGGCAAAATGATTGGTGCTATTAAAACTGTGATTTCCGGATGTAAAGCCAAAGATGGTGTGAGTTACCGTATTAATGTCGAAGCAGTCTAG
- the rpsP gene encoding 30S ribosomal protein S16, whose product MTVIRLTRMGRKKRPFYRIAVTDSRKRRDGGWIELIGYYNPMTKELKVDNERVDYWLGVGAQMSDRVKKITGR is encoded by the coding sequence ATGACAGTAATTAGACTTACTCGTATGGGAAGAAAGAAAAGACCATTTTACCGTATCGCGGTAACAGACAGCCGTAAACGTAGAGATGGTGGTTGGATTGAGCTTATCGGATATTATAATCCAATGACAAAAGAGCTCAAAGTTGACAATGAAAGAGTTGATTACTGGTTGGGCGTCGGTGCTCAGATGAGTGATCGTGTGAAAAAGATCACTGGTCGTTAA
- the ffh gene encoding signal recognition particle protein: MFGTLTDSFTNAIKKIRFHDDDKALSKALNELKKNLLKADVNHKVVKELIQKVQLRTKEKGIGKDQFLEALRETLNELLDVGGNRGFVFAPNPPTVILMTGLQGSGKTTTTGKLANYLKNKGKKVLVVAADLQRLAAVEQLRQITAQIEVELYDDESTKNPVEVVKAALNYADSKIFDVVLIDTAGRLAIDEELMGELENVKKAANPDEIFYVADSLTGQDAVRTATSFKEKIGIDGVILSKYDGDAKGGVALGLSSQVQVPLRFIGLGEKMEDLEVFLPERIVNRLMGFGDVEGLAEKVTNVIDEKQAKKLTKKIQKGKFNFNDFLEQMEQMKKMGSMSSIMGMIPGMGNMSKAIKDFDFENSGELKNIKAMVASMTKKERENPDLLNNSRKQRIAKGCGLDIVEINRMIKQFKNAGKMAKKFSGKNGMKQLQSMMGQMGGPGGMGGLPR, from the coding sequence ATGTTTGGTACTTTAACAGATTCGTTTACAAATGCAATAAAAAAGATTCGTTTTCACGATGACGACAAGGCACTCAGTAAAGCACTCAATGAATTAAAAAAGAATCTTTTAAAAGCAGATGTCAACCATAAAGTCGTCAAAGAACTGATTCAAAAAGTACAACTGCGTACAAAAGAAAAAGGGATAGGCAAAGACCAGTTTCTTGAAGCCCTGCGTGAAACTCTCAACGAACTTTTAGATGTAGGCGGTAACAGAGGGTTTGTCTTTGCTCCCAACCCTCCGACTGTGATTTTGATGACAGGACTGCAGGGGTCTGGTAAAACAACAACAACAGGCAAGCTTGCAAACTATCTTAAAAACAAAGGTAAAAAAGTCCTTGTTGTCGCAGCCGATTTGCAACGTCTTGCCGCGGTAGAACAATTACGCCAGATTACCGCACAGATTGAAGTTGAACTCTATGATGATGAGTCGACTAAAAATCCTGTGGAAGTAGTAAAAGCTGCTCTCAACTATGCCGATTCCAAGATTTTTGATGTTGTGCTTATAGATACGGCCGGTCGTCTGGCTATCGATGAAGAACTTATGGGTGAGCTTGAAAATGTAAAGAAAGCGGCAAATCCTGATGAAATCTTTTATGTGGCCGACTCTTTGACAGGACAGGATGCCGTACGCACAGCAACGAGTTTTAAAGAAAAAATCGGGATTGACGGCGTAATTCTTTCCAAATATGACGGAGATGCAAAGGGCGGTGTTGCTTTGGGACTCTCTTCTCAGGTGCAGGTACCGCTTCGTTTTATCGGTCTGGGTGAAAAAATGGAAGATTTGGAAGTCTTTTTGCCGGAGCGTATTGTCAACCGCCTGATGGGGTTTGGTGATGTTGAAGGACTTGCTGAAAAAGTAACGAATGTTATTGATGAAAAGCAAGCAAAAAAACTGACCAAAAAGATTCAAAAAGGAAAGTTTAATTTCAATGACTTTTTAGAGCAGATGGAGCAAATGAAAAAAATGGGAAGCATGAGTTCTATCATGGGTATGATTCCGGGCATGGGCAATATGTCTAAAGCCATTAAAGATTTTGATTTTGAAAACTCAGGAGAGCTCAAAAACATCAAAGCCATGGTTGCTTCGATGACGAAAAAAGAGAGAGAAAACCCAGACCTGCTTAATAATTCTCGTAAACAAAGAATAGCAAAAGGGTGCGGACTTGATATCGTTGAGATAAACAGAATGATCAAGCAGTTTAAAAATGCAGGAAAAATGGCAAAGAAGTTTTCCGGAAAAAACGGTATGAAGCAGCTTCAGTCAATGATGGGACAAATGGGAGGTCCAGGCGGAATGGGTGGACTTCCAAGGTAA
- a CDS encoding pseudouridine synthase family protein, which yields MATEKAYKLLAQQEGISNSNAKSMIDRGLVYVGNKKVMIARGEIDERTIFRVQKVERVKPIFENDDIVVVDKPAHVNSDEIERQFKPAVLLHRLDRETSGVLMLVKNEEFRQRAIKEFRDDKVYKEYIAWVEGIMTEPIEVDKAITTQKKNNKAYSNVSPKGKPARTEFFPDIVSAKKTKVKCIIHNGRTHQIRVHARYIDHPIVGDEQYGGRRAKRVMLHAHKVRLLGMEFVAKEPKSFVTFE from the coding sequence ATGGCAACAGAAAAAGCGTATAAATTATTGGCACAGCAAGAGGGAATTTCCAATTCCAATGCAAAGTCTATGATAGACAGAGGACTTGTGTATGTTGGCAACAAAAAAGTGATGATTGCCCGTGGTGAAATTGATGAGCGAACGATATTCAGAGTACAAAAAGTAGAACGTGTCAAGCCAATTTTTGAAAATGATGACATTGTGGTAGTCGACAAGCCGGCACATGTAAACTCAGACGAGATAGAACGTCAGTTTAAACCGGCGGTACTGTTGCACAGGCTTGATCGCGAAACAAGCGGTGTTTTGATGCTTGTAAAAAATGAGGAATTTCGTCAGCGTGCTATCAAAGAGTTTCGTGACGACAAAGTTTACAAAGAGTATATCGCCTGGGTTGAGGGAATAATGACCGAGCCGATTGAAGTAGACAAAGCAATTACAACACAGAAAAAAAACAACAAAGCCTACTCAAATGTTTCTCCAAAAGGAAAACCGGCGAGAACGGAATTTTTTCCTGATATAGTGAGTGCAAAAAAGACAAAAGTAAAATGTATCATACACAATGGGCGTACGCATCAGATCAGAGTCCATGCACGTTATATCGACCATCCTATAGTCGGTGACGAGCAGTATGGTGGGCGTCGTGCCAAGCGTGTGATGCTTCATGCTCACAAAGTCAGACTTCTTGGAATGGAGTTTGTAGCAAAAGAGCCTAAGAGCTTTGTTACATTTGAATAA